The following nucleotide sequence is from Salvia splendens isolate huo1 chromosome 2, SspV2, whole genome shotgun sequence.
GGCACGGGCAATTTCTGCATGGGTGGTTGACTTCAATCAAATCCCAGTGGAATTGCTGGATGACGAGTGCTTCCGTGTTGGAAGCCAGATTGGGAAAAAATTACTGGGAATTGAGGATCAAACTGTGGTGGCGGACGAGGATATTGTGACGAGGCTGACGCAGGCGAAGGACGATGAGGAAGAATACAGTCCTGAGTGGATCGTTGAGTTAGAAAAAATGATGGCGgcatatgataaaaaaaaagacattGAACAAGAGCACCACCAGGCCTTCTTTTGTCCTAGATGGCTTCGATTGCCCTGACCCTTTCGCCACACAACCATCAAATGGAGCTGGGGGGAGTGGTACTGGCGGCACAAAGCCGCCAATTGCTGACATTACACCGGAAGTCCCAATCATTGGGCAGCCGGGAGGTGAAGATGTCGAAGGAGATGTCGGCATTCCCGAGCCGTTTGATTACGAAATCCCGGATGTCATGCACACTGGAGCAGGTGTTAAAGAACAACAGCTCCCGCCATCAGACTTAGCGGTTGGCGGGGGATTGCGGAGCACCGCTGAGGTAAGCATCCAGTTACATATCCTTGAGTACTGTGAATGGTTACCGATACTAACTCATTTTAATTGTGTGATTGATAGGCACAGGTGAATGCTTCCGTAGGAGAACCTGTCCGCGATGCTTTTGAGGGAGGGGCAGACGCCGGCGTTGGCGGCCAAACAAAGAAATGCAAGACATCAACAACGGGTGTAAAGATAGGAGCATTGGGTCAGGAGGGTGGAGCTGTAATGGACAATGCCAAGGTTTGTGCTTCTTAGAAAAAAAGTGAACTGTATAACGTCATGATTTCATTGGCATAACGTTCTCactaaattcgtattttatgtaaAGGACGACAACACACAACCAAAAAGTAAGGGGGGcgcaacaaagggaaagaatGGGAAAGAGCCGCTGGCTCATAAGGTATACGTGTAAAATGGAATTATATACAGCTAATTCTACATTATAAACTTATTAACATGCATTTTTTGTGCTTCATTGTTCATTAATAGAATCGACCCCAGTGTAAGGGTAAGCGACCGGTTATTGACGAGTCTAGAGCGGGTGTGAATTTGATGGAAATGGTCATGCCAACTGTGGTTTCGCACGACAAAGGAAAGGGAAAGGCGATACAGAAGCATGCTGGAGATGTGGTACGGAAAAGTTAATTTCCTTTTGAAAACATAGTTTGTAACATGTAAATATGTGCGTACAAAATTATTGGTAACACTAATTTACCTAATGAGTACATTGTTTAAATTGTATTGTGAATATATTGTAATGTCACAGGCAATTGGTGAGGAATTGAATGTAATACATGTAGgctcattatttaaaataatccCTTCATTATGGATACATTAAGATGCATTAAAAATATGCTTTCATGCATCATGATGTTGATGTTATACCTACTGCTCGTTTGCTGAAAGGGTGTTACATCTGTATTTTACATATCCATACTCTCATGTATAGGAGGAGACCGGGGCGGTGGCTAGAATCAAAAAGGCAAGTCTGGCTGCAAGGTCGCCGTTCAATGAGAGGGCTGTTAGACTTACAACCAAAGCCAACATTGTGGACAGAGAGTTGTATTATTGGGTGCTAAGCACGGTAGCCACAAAGAAGTAAGTTTGGTAATTTTGCTCAATTGCTGTTTAACAAATAATTGTTTGTTGTTGTTAAAGTGTTTATTGCCTATCAGGGACAATGTTGTCTACAAGGACAGCTTCAGGGAAACATTGCATGGGGAGTTCCAATCATGTGTTCCATTCAACAGGATCAGCCCTGCAATTGTAGACACCTGGACTTCTTATTTGAACAACATGGAGCAGATAAAAGCGTCAGAGACAGTGTCTAGGCTATTCTTCTCCACGAGTCCTTGCGTGAGTGATCTACGTTTTAATTGTGTGATCAACCTatgtaaataattttaaataagtaACTAGTTTACCAAATAATTTCCAGATGGAAACCGTTGTCGACGCTCGACGGAGTGGAATGAGAAGCAACAACTAGATACATTCTGGACCAGACTGTTCGGAGAAGCGCTAGGAATGAGAAACCTTCAATGGgagacatatgatatgttgcttTGTGCATAGTTCGGCTGACACTGTGCATTATTTGCCTAGAAAATACACATTACGGTATCAAAATTGTTTCATTACGTCTGAAGTTGTGTTGCACTATAGAACTACATTTGCAACTATGGATcgttgtttatttattttccactACATTGAAACTTTTTATTTGTACTTTCTGAataatttttaatgaaaataatccGTCATTGTGCAGATCTTTTTCCCAATATAGGGTGCATCGCAGCAGTATGTGGTATGTTTTGATTTGCCCGATGGAAAATTGAATATCATAGACCACAGTTTGGCAGAACCGCACGCCTCCTTCGAAGCCAAGTACGGCAAGACACCTTCTTTTCTGGTAAGTAATAAGTTTACTACAATAGGCTGCCATATGGTGCAAATAATTCATAGTAGAATTAAGAACTAAACAATTTTATTGGGTGGTCTAGAAAAAATTCTTGGCTGAGGCACTCACGAGGTGCAAAGTTCCTAAAATGGCAACCAGGTGCGAAAGTGCAGAACCCACATGGTCACCATGCCTTGGAGGAACAACAACTTCCTTAACGAGGCAGGTATCTACGTCATGCGGCACATGGAAACCTATTTTGGTGAAAGGGAGAAGGACTGGGAATGTGGCCTTAATGCAAGTGGAACTAAAAGTGTGGAGATGTTCCGCATCAAATATGCAAGGACCCTCCTGACGTGTGTTTACAACACTAGAGGTGGTGTCAACCAGAAGAAGGCAACGCGCTTTTGGAAAGAGAAGCCGGCGAAATTCAACTTTGAAATTGGGTCCACCTATACGGTCTTGAGTGATGTGTGGTATGCATTACACAAATCGTGATGGGACAAGTAATGGCAGCGTTTGAGTAAACTCTTGAATTTTATGATTATCTTATTTTTTGTGAAGTACAGTTATTCGAACATCTATTAGTATGAATATTGGGAACAAATATCTTGTACCAGTGTTATGAATTTTTAAATCTTGTACAAAATAACAAGACATCACTGCATAATAATAGCAAATAAGTACATAATAATGCATTCACattcatcaatttttttaaaaatgaaaaataattggaAGAAAATATACCTAAGTTACAAGATGATTCATTTGGTACAAAACAACCTAGCATTCCACATATACGCAATGTATGGGCGTCAATGCAAACCAAGCATCATGCATAATATTCTGCAATCTTCGCGCAATATTCGGTTGTGCATTGTTTGTAACAATATGTGCATTAATTTCCATTTTTCATGCATTATTTTGCGTGCATTATTTGGCTTAATACGTACATTAGAGGCcctttttaatgcattatggTTTTTTTTCATTACGAGTATTCTGTACTCACTACTAAATTTAAGTACTTATTATATGCATTATTATGTTATGTAGGTTCATCATGTGTTTAATATTAAAGCATTATTTGGTACCAGAATTAAATTTGTTTGTGATGGGCCTAATATCAAATTTCAAACTGCAAATGTGCAACATTGTCTTTCAATAAAACTGTAATTCCTGAGTTTAGTTAATTTCGATGAAACAAAAAATTGTAACAAACCAAAGGAATAAGAAAATagatgcataaaataaaataatccgGCTACATAAATCCATAGAATACATCACAACGTACTCTTGCCCTTCCCCAACTctttctccatctccatctgTTTAAGCATAGGACAATTTCTGGAGTCATGGTGGCCCAACTCATCGCAAGCTTTACACCGTCTTAGAGGCCTACTAGCATCATTTAGAGCATTTTCCCTTTTCGAAATCAGTTGTCTCTTTGAGCTGCTAGCATGCCCCTTAGTCTTGACAACATTTGGAGGATGAACCTCAACAACTTCAGGCCACACCATACCATAAAACTCTTCAATCATTCGCCTTTTTTAGTTGCTGTCGTTGTCGGATTCCCAGCTTGTAGAGAATTACCAAGATCTTCCACACCGCCCACAAAAGCCCTTAGCAATTCAATGTCCCCCTCAAACCGCCGGAGGAAACCATAGAACATAGAAATGCCTTGCTTTGACACTGCTTTCCTATCATCAACAACAGACCTAGTAGGAATGTCATCATGAATTTCCCCATGGACCGCCTTGGCTAGCGGAGTCTTCATCCATCTGCTTTGGCAATATTTTTCTGGTTTTTTCTTCTACTCATTGTTCCTGAATAGGAAAAAAATATGACTGCACAAATATCCATGCCTACCAAATAGTTTACATTCGCAATAATATGACTCATCACTCGTATCATGAGTCACCCAATACGATTTGCGATAGCTATCGCCAAGCTTGTATGTGTCAACAAATTCAGTCGAAGAAAATCCTAGCACGCGACATCTATCATTACCCTCAACGATTTCTTCCTGTATTTTCCTGAACATCGAATCGGTGTAAAGCGTCGAAGCATGTTTCTCAAACGGCAAGGTAGTAGCCAGAATGGGCAAAACAATGGCATCGTGGTAGTCTAAAGCCGTCCTACTGTTACGCTGAAACTCAACAGCATGGTTGAAATTCAAGTAGAACTCGGCTATGTTCGCACGGGGCTTCAAAAATCTTTTGTAGAAACTGTTCTCCGATTCGGAAATTGATGTTGTCCTAATCATTGAACCCAGTGGAAAATCTCTAAAATAAGCTAGTATCCAGAAATGCCTGTGCTCGTACAATGAGTTAAACCATTCAGAGTCTTCCAACCCATGACTTTCCACAACTCTTTTCCACTCCTCTTCAAATTCTTCAGGCTCAAGCAGATCAGACCAAACGCATGCACGAAATTCCTTCTTGAAAGCTTCATCCCTTAGCAACCTATTTGGGACCTTGGTGGACAACTTATGCATTATGTGCCACATACACCATCGGTGTCGCGTGACAACCAAAACCTCTTCAATGGCTGATCTCATTCCGTTGTCTTGATCTGTCACGATCATCTTCGGTGCTATGCCCATGCATTCAACAAAATGTCTAAACAACCAGCCAAATGCACCTGTTTTCTCATTACATACCAAGCCAGCCGCAAAGGTTACAGGGCTTCCATGATTGTCCTTTCCCGTGAAAGGACAGAATATCATGCAATACCTACATACACAATCGTGTGCGTGTCCTTACTtcaccatgattttacttcactgttgtttacaaaacacatcactcttagcattattttacttcactgttgtttacaaaacacatcacttttagcatgattttacttcacccttgtttacaaaacacatcactcttaacataattttacttcactcttatttacaaaacaaatcactcttagcatgatcttacttcctTATCATATATAATCGTCCCCAAACAAATTCAATGAAGTTATTGGCCGGGTCATCACATATTTCGATCCAATCAATCCAAATAAAAGCTTCAAACACGCAAATTAAAGACTAAGCATGCACCAAGATCAAGATTGCTCAATCAACCAAATTAATATGATAACTACATTGAAAGTGGATTGAGGTCAATACATATTTCAGTTTATCAAATCAAAACAACATATTCCATCCAACCACGtgtacagaaaaaaaaaagaatgaaggaaagagcaaaataaaatactattatCATCAAATATTGCACATCTTTGTTAATCTATAATTCAAGTACTATTGCCATAATCCAAACACTAGCGATCTACAAGCTCTCTCCCTAACCTCTCTCTCAAAGGCTCCATTTCCCCCTTCCTCTTCAATTGCACCAATCTCCAAGCACTCAACCTCTCCTCCAATCAGCTCTCCGGCCCCATCCAGCCTGACCTCCAGTATCTAGTCAACCTCGCCGTCCTCAATCTCTCCGCTAATCACCTCTCCGGTGACATCCCGCAGCAGTTAGCCCTCAACGTCATCGATCTCCACGATAACCAGCTCTCGGGGCTAATTCTGCAGCAGCTAGGGCTTCTGGTAAGGCTCTCCGTCTTCGATGTCTCAAACAACAAGCTATCCGGTCCGATTCCGGAGCGGCAACTTGCCCCGCTTCAATGCCAGCTCATACGCCGAGAATAAAGGCCTCTACGGCTACCTCTTGCCGCCGATGAAGAGCAGAGGGCTCTATTATGTGGCGGAACCCTAGGTTTCCATTGAGAGAAGAGAGTAGAGAAGAAGCAGCACAGTCGGTTATGGAGACGAAgcatttttcaaaatgagtttAATTGATTTTAACCCTAACTTTTGTAAATGACTATTTTGCCCCCGCCTTATTATAGTTAACCAATTTAACCCTTAATTTTTTTGATCTTATGTTGAATGTCAGTCCttaattttcttgatcttgtgtcTGAGATTTATTCCCTAGTTATATATTTAAGGGATGCTTGCCATATATCActactctctctctatatatatatagtctcattattcacaaatccactcttaaggatcgaactagagaccaaatttgggccactcatttttcttaatGTTGTGGGTatgattaatttacaattaatttaatattttataataaaaatattttttttaattttaaattttttttaaaatttattttcaattttttcaatttttttcaatttttttttcaattttttttattcaataaaaacttgttggagtaaataatgaactatattcactaaataatgaactaaataaacGTATGGTATGAAGTAATTTTCACATGTTATTGAAATACATTAATGATACAATAAATTTTAGTGTTAAATGTTAAGCGTTAGTAATgaacttattacttcattcagtcatgctattacttcattccatcagtttattacttcataatGTGTTATGACAT
It contains:
- the LOC121768615 gene encoding uncharacterized protein LOC121768615, with amino-acid sequence MIKKKTLNKSTTRPSFVLDGFDCPDPFATQPSNGAGGSGTGGTKPPIADITPEVPIIGQPGGEDVEGDVGIPEPFDYEIPDVMHTGAGVKEQQLPPSDLAVGGGLRSTAEAQVNASVGEPVRDAFEGGADAGVGGQTKKCKTSTTGVKIGALGQEGGAVMDNAKDDNTQPKSKGGATKGKNGKEPLAHKNRPQCKGKRPVIDESRAGVNLMEMVMPTVVSHDKGKGKAIQKHAGDVEETGAVARIKKASLAARSPFNERAVRLTTKANIVDRELYYWVLSTVATKKDNVVYKDSFRETLHGEFQSCVPFNRISPAIVDTWTSYLNNMEQIKASETVSRLFFSTSPCMETVVDARRSGMRSNN